In a genomic window of Gossypium arboreum isolate Shixiya-1 chromosome 7, ASM2569848v2, whole genome shotgun sequence:
- the LOC108467140 gene encoding calmodulin-like protein 3, with product MVTSLLLLALLFIAGFLNVYFYISRKKFHAWLQSFFPKTCSSAGSVVSSGPKAATQEKRDSNKVVELKRVFATFDKNGDGFITKQELRESLKNIRVLMTEKEVEDMVVKVDANGDGLIDFDEFCILCQTMDGGTDASGTRLKEDDGMNGEDELKEAFDVFDKDKDGLISFEELGSVLCSLGLKEGNKLDDCKAMIRKVDIDGDGMVNFDEFKKMMRSGGGLVSVSAF from the coding sequence ATGGTGACGTCTCTACTGTTGCTGGCCCTTCTTTTTATAGCTGGCTTCCTTaatgtttacttttatatttCCCGCAAGAAGTTTCATGCATGGCTTCAATCTTTCTTCCCCAAAACCTGTTCATCAGCAGGATCAGTGGTGTCATCTGGTCCCAAGGCTGCTACTCAAGAAAAGAGAGATTCAAACAAGGTAGTGGAGCTGAAAAGGGTTTTCGCCACCTTTGACAAGAACGGTGATGGGTTCATAACGAAGCAAGAATTGAGGGAATCACTCAAGAACATCAGGGTGTTGATGACGGAGAAAGAGGTTGAAGATATGGTAGTGAAAGTGGATGCTAATGGAGATGGGCTGATCGATTTCGATGAGTTTTGCATCTTATGTCAGACCATGGATGGTGGTACTGATGCAAGTGGTACCAGATTAAAAGAAGATGATGGGATGAATGGAGAAGACGAACTGAAAGAGGCTTTCGATGTGTTTGACAAAGACAAAGATGGGTTGATTTCGTTTGAGGAACTGGGATCTGTGCTGTGTTCTTTGGGTTTGAAAGAAGGGAACAAATTGGACGATTGCAAAGCAATGATAAGGAAAGTAGACATTGATGGAGATGGAATGGTTAATTTTGATGAATTCAAGAAGATGATGAGAAGTGGTGGAGGACTAGTTTCTGTTTCTGCCTTCTAG